In Coprothermobacter sp., the DNA window CAACATACGTCGCACCGGCTCCGGCTGCCAGCTTCACAAGGTCGAATGGTCGATCCAGCATGCCGTTCGGGGTCGTCGTCGTGATCGACGAGGTCGGCGTGAGAGGCGATGCCTGCCCGCCGGTCATCCCGTAGTTGTAGTTGTTGAACACCACAACCGTAATATCGACGTCCCGGCGTGCGGCATGGATCAGATGGTTGCCGCCGATTGCCGAGCTGTCGCCGTCGCCGGTGACCACGATGACCGTGAGGTCCGGATTGGCCAGTTTGATGCCCGTCGCGACTGGAATGGCGCGGCCATGGAGGGTGTGCACATTATCGAAAGCAGTATATGCCGGGGCACGTGAAGAGCAGCCGATGCCCGATACGAGGACAACCTTGTCGGGATCCAGTTGCAGCTGATCGATTGCCTCCAGGAGCGCACGGAGGACAATGCCGTTCCCGCAACCGGGGCACCAGATGTTGGGCAGTCGTTCGCTTCGGAGAAAATCGAGTCTCATAGGTTCTCCTCCCGGAGGAAGTTGAGGATCTCCTGCGGGCTGATCAGGTCGCCATTGATCTTGTTCATGGGCACGACCTTCCGGGAGTCTCCGAACACTCTCTTGACGAGAAGGACGAGTTGACCGGAATTGAGCTCGGGGACAACGATTGTCCTGGCATTGCCGGCAGCCTTGCGGACACGGTCGTCGTCGAACGGGAACAGCGTGATGAACCGAAGCGACCCGGCCTTCCGTCCATGAGAACGAAGCGTTTCGACTGCCTCGCTTACTCCGCGGGCGGTGATGCCGAAGCTCATGAACAGGACGTCGGCGTCCTCGACGCGGTCGGTCTCGAACTGGATGATGTCGTCGAGGTTGTTGAAGAGCTTGTCGCGCAGACGCTCGACAAGGGCCTCTGCCACATGACCATTTGCGGTCTGGAAGCCGGATTCACCGTGCACAAGGCCCGTGCAGCTGGTACGGAAGCCGGTGCCAACGTTGGCGACCGTCGGGACCAGTGACTCGTCTGTCCTGTAGGGAAGGTATCCTGCCTTTTCGGTCGGGAGTCTGCGCTCGACAAGGGCCGGCGGGATGCTGATGTCGATGGGTTCACGCAAATGAGAGATGGTCTCGTCGGACAGGACAATGACGGGGTTCCTGTACTTCTCGGCCAAGTTGACCGCGCGTATGGTCAACTGGTAGGATTCCTCGACACTGGAGGGGGAAAGGACAATCACCCAATGGTCGCCGTGAGTTCCCCAGCGTGTTTGCATGAGATCCATCTGTGAGACTTTCGTTGCCATGCCTGTCGAAGGCCCATATCTCATGGAGTCCAGAATCACGATGGGTGCCTCGACCATGCATGCGTAGCCGAGACCTTCCTGCATCAGCGAGAACCCGGGCCCGGATGTCGCGGTTAGTACTTTTTTTCCGGCCAGCGATGCACCGACGATCGCCATGATGCTCGCGATTTCGTCCTCCATCTGGATGAAGGT includes these proteins:
- a CDS encoding 2-oxoglutarate ferredoxin oxidoreductase subunit beta (catalyzes the coenzyme A-dependent formation of succinyl-CoA from 2-oxoglutarate and ferredoxin); amino-acid sequence: MRLDFLRSERLPNIWCPGCGNGIVLRALLEAIDQLQLDPDKVVLVSGIGCSSRAPAYTAFDNVHTLHGRAIPVATGIKLANPDLTVIVVTGDGDSSAIGGNHLIHAARRDVDITVVVFNNYNYGMTGGQASPLTPTSSITTTTPNGMLDRPFDLVKLAAGAGATYVARSGIYFAKHLVDHLKKAIAHDGFSLVDAVAQCPTYFGRFNKKGSAGQMVTSQKDWMALKSVAEKRTPEELAGKVIIGEFVNIERHAPVSAAAPKEQA
- a CDS encoding 2-oxoglutarate synthase subunit alpha, which produces MSEKMLLMQGNEAVAEGAIAAGVRFYAGYPITPSSEVAEIMAKRMPEVGGTFIQMEDEIASIMAIVGASLAGKKVLTATSGPGFSLMQEGLGYACMVEAPIVILDSMRYGPSTGMATKVSQMDLMQTRWGTHGDHWVIVLSPSSVEESYQLTIRAVNLAEKYRNPVIVLSDETISHLREPIDISIPPALVERRLPTEKAGYLPYRTDESLVPTVANVGTGFRTSCTGLVHGESGFQTANGHVAEALVERLRDKLFNNLDDIIQFETDRVEDADVLFMSFGITARGVSEAVETLRSHGRKAGSLRFITLFPFDDDRVRKAAGNARTIVVPELNSGQLVLLVKRVFGDSRKVVPMNKINGDLISPQEILNFLREENL